One segment of Micromonospora parathelypteridis DNA contains the following:
- the mltG gene encoding endolytic transglycosylase MltG yields MIDDLDLGFDEPERGEKGRHRRSFRKRNGRSGGGRGKTFLALLMALVLLGGIGGGAFYGFDRIQNYFVTPDYDGAGSGEITVEIKSGALLADMADALVAADVVKSQKAFVEAAEANSRSKNIQPGTYKLRKQMSGESAVTAMLDLKNKIVNGVTIPEGRTSGNVYRLLSEKTKIPVKNFQAAAKDPEALGVPDWWFTRGDGKKVVKSIEGFLYPDTYEIPPKATAESILKLMVNRFLSVTGEMKFADRVQKERGGVSPYEALIVASLAQAEAGNADDLGKVARVAYNRAYGEFPCNCLEMDVTVNYYLESIGKPTKSSKQMTEAELNDPKNPYNRKLPGMIPTPINNPGKQALEGAMAPPPGKWLFFVAIDKQGHSEFAETSEQHERNKDKAREAGII; encoded by the coding sequence ATGATCGACGATCTGGACCTTGGGTTCGACGAGCCGGAGCGGGGGGAGAAGGGCCGGCACCGGCGCAGCTTCCGTAAGCGCAACGGCAGGTCCGGTGGCGGCCGGGGCAAGACATTCCTGGCCCTGCTGATGGCCCTGGTCCTGTTGGGCGGCATCGGCGGTGGCGCTTTCTACGGCTTCGACCGCATCCAGAACTACTTCGTCACCCCCGACTACGACGGCGCCGGGTCCGGTGAGATCACCGTCGAGATCAAGAGCGGTGCGCTGCTGGCCGACATGGCCGACGCCCTGGTGGCGGCCGACGTGGTCAAGAGTCAGAAGGCGTTCGTCGAGGCGGCTGAAGCCAACTCGCGCAGCAAGAACATCCAGCCGGGCACGTACAAGCTGCGTAAGCAGATGAGCGGCGAGAGCGCCGTCACCGCGATGCTCGACCTGAAGAACAAGATCGTCAACGGGGTGACGATCCCCGAGGGTCGCACCAGCGGGAACGTCTACCGGCTGCTCTCCGAGAAGACCAAGATCCCGGTCAAGAACTTCCAGGCCGCGGCGAAGGACCCGGAGGCGCTCGGCGTCCCGGACTGGTGGTTCACCCGCGGCGACGGCAAGAAGGTCGTCAAGTCCATCGAGGGCTTCCTCTACCCGGACACGTACGAGATCCCGCCGAAGGCCACCGCGGAGAGCATTCTCAAGCTGATGGTGAACCGCTTCCTCTCGGTGACCGGGGAGATGAAGTTCGCCGACCGGGTGCAGAAGGAACGCGGCGGTGTCAGCCCGTACGAGGCGTTGATCGTCGCCTCGCTGGCCCAGGCCGAGGCGGGCAACGCCGACGACCTGGGCAAGGTCGCCCGGGTGGCCTACAACCGGGCGTACGGCGAGTTCCCCTGCAACTGCCTGGAGATGGACGTCACGGTCAACTACTACCTGGAGTCGATCGGCAAGCCGACCAAGTCGTCCAAGCAGATGACCGAGGCCGAGCTGAACGACCCGAAGAACCCGTACAACCGCAAGTTGCCGGGCATGATCCCCACGCCGATCAACAACCCCGGCAAGCAGGCCCTGGAAGGTGCGATGGCCCCGCCGCCAGGCAAGTGGCTCTTCTTCGTGGCGATCGACAAGCAGGGCCACTCGGAGTTCGCCGAGACGTCGGAGCAGCACGAGCGGAACAAGGACAAGGCCCGGGAGGCCGGGATCATCTGA
- a CDS encoding shikimate dehydrogenase gives MALRRQVAVVGKPIAHSLSPVIHNAGYAAAGLTGWSYTRIECAAAELPDLVAGLGPEWAGLSVTMPGKEAALAVADAASPVAVAVGAANTLVRRPDGSWYADNTDVAGMVQVLTDAGVMAGAAVTVLGAGGTARAALAAAAQLACSSVTVVARRAAAVDELRPVARALGVALTPAGWADAHRYLSAAGVAVSTVPKGVADPLAGAVAWRPGAVFFDALYDPWPTPLAASAVAAGLRVVSGLDLLLAQAVGQFEQFTGVAAPVEAMREALLAARR, from the coding sequence ATGGCGCTCCGACGGCAGGTCGCGGTGGTGGGCAAGCCGATCGCGCACTCGCTCTCCCCGGTGATCCACAACGCCGGGTATGCCGCTGCCGGGCTGACCGGCTGGTCGTACACCCGGATCGAGTGCGCGGCCGCGGAGCTGCCGGATCTGGTCGCCGGCCTGGGCCCGGAGTGGGCCGGGCTGTCGGTGACCATGCCGGGCAAGGAGGCGGCGCTCGCCGTGGCCGACGCCGCGTCGCCGGTCGCCGTCGCCGTCGGCGCGGCCAACACGTTGGTACGCCGTCCCGACGGCTCCTGGTACGCGGACAACACCGACGTCGCCGGCATGGTGCAGGTGCTGACCGACGCCGGGGTGATGGCCGGCGCTGCCGTGACGGTGCTCGGTGCGGGCGGTACGGCCCGCGCCGCGCTCGCCGCCGCCGCGCAGCTGGCCTGCTCCTCGGTGACGGTGGTGGCGCGGCGTGCGGCGGCGGTCGACGAGCTGCGGCCGGTGGCGCGCGCTCTGGGCGTCGCGCTGACCCCCGCCGGCTGGGCCGACGCGCACCGGTATCTGTCCGCCGCCGGGGTGGCTGTCTCCACCGTGCCGAAGGGGGTCGCCGACCCGTTGGCCGGCGCGGTCGCCTGGCGGCCGGGCGCGGTCTTCTTCGACGCGCTCTACGACCCGTGGCCCACCCCGTTGGCTGCCTCCGCCGTCGCGGCCGGCCTGCGTGTGGTGTCCGGTCTGGACCTGCTGCTGGCCCAGGCGGTCGGGCAGTTCGAGCAGTTCACCGGGGTGGCCGCTCCGGTGGAGGCGATGCGGGAAGCCCTCCTGGCTGCGCGCCGGTAG
- a CDS encoding glycoside hydrolase — translation MARHGLHRSTRIRTAPRRRAIAIGVVGGAVVAGIVATMMPLLASDDLSIRAAADTTATAVSQDGDNAAKTTLATCPTRCDGNPRGGREAVIEFAVTTVPAAAVNLRATLRVHAWQQFAATVTAYASPLSAREARPAPASAGDALDSVTAVSSGFNEWDISKLVTGNGIWTVSLAQSGLESRIYWASVDNRNPDLRPSLMVSYDIGASPSSPTTRLTPGAARTTSVPKPPPTVAPTTRTPSATATPTTPTGGCGSVSDKLVPSCGAWWGMYSPAGAAGGWDHGKAVTDVETQVGRRFDIVHRYHDFSNAGSNGAFPDAYELRQMREGRLLFFAWESRDFSAGATLTWADVYSGRQDATIDAVAGRIRAAGVPVFLGFDHEPEDEPAKGSDADFVRAWRYVHDRFATAGTTNAVWVWTMMGWSGHYSRYAGLYPGDRYVDWVAYDPYNFHVCNGSTVWKSPSATVGGFYDWLDDSGIGAGKPRMLAEFGTNFNSADLGAKQRWFQEFPAALKAHPKIKAAIYFNSAGMTSRTASCDMTMNHDASAVAGFAQAGQDPYLRQPTGVSR, via the coding sequence TTGGCCAGGCATGGACTGCACCGCAGCACTCGGATCCGCACCGCACCCCGGCGCAGGGCGATCGCCATCGGCGTGGTCGGCGGTGCGGTGGTCGCCGGCATCGTGGCGACCATGATGCCGCTGCTGGCCAGCGACGACCTGTCGATCCGGGCGGCGGCCGACACCACCGCGACCGCGGTGTCGCAGGACGGTGACAACGCGGCCAAGACGACGCTGGCCACCTGCCCGACGCGTTGCGACGGCAACCCGCGCGGTGGCCGCGAGGCGGTCATCGAGTTCGCCGTGACCACCGTGCCGGCCGCCGCGGTCAACCTCCGGGCGACGCTGCGGGTGCACGCCTGGCAGCAGTTCGCCGCCACGGTGACGGCGTACGCCTCACCGCTGAGCGCGCGCGAGGCGCGGCCGGCCCCGGCGTCGGCTGGTGACGCGCTGGACAGCGTGACGGCGGTGTCCAGCGGGTTCAACGAGTGGGACATCTCCAAGCTGGTCACCGGCAACGGCATCTGGACGGTCTCGCTGGCCCAGAGTGGCCTGGAGAGCCGGATCTACTGGGCGTCGGTCGACAACCGCAATCCGGACCTGCGCCCCAGCCTGATGGTCAGCTACGACATCGGGGCCTCGCCGTCGTCGCCGACCACCCGGTTGACGCCGGGCGCCGCCCGCACCACCAGCGTCCCGAAGCCACCGCCGACCGTCGCGCCGACGACCCGGACGCCCTCCGCCACGGCAACCCCCACCACCCCGACCGGTGGGTGCGGCTCGGTGTCGGACAAGCTCGTGCCCTCCTGTGGCGCCTGGTGGGGCATGTACTCGCCCGCCGGGGCGGCCGGCGGCTGGGACCACGGCAAGGCCGTCACCGACGTGGAGACGCAGGTCGGGCGCAGGTTCGACATCGTGCACCGCTACCACGACTTCTCCAACGCCGGCAGCAACGGCGCTTTCCCCGACGCGTACGAGCTGCGGCAGATGCGCGAGGGCCGGCTTTTGTTCTTCGCCTGGGAGTCCCGCGACTTCTCCGCCGGCGCCACCCTCACCTGGGCCGATGTCTACAGCGGCAGGCAGGATGCGACCATCGACGCGGTCGCGGGTCGCATTCGCGCCGCCGGCGTGCCGGTCTTCCTGGGCTTCGACCACGAGCCGGAGGACGAGCCGGCCAAGGGCAGCGACGCCGACTTCGTCCGTGCCTGGCGCTACGTCCACGACCGGTTCGCCACGGCGGGTACGACCAACGCGGTCTGGGTCTGGACGATGATGGGCTGGTCCGGGCATTATTCCCGGTACGCCGGCCTGTACCCGGGTGACCGCTACGTCGACTGGGTGGCCTACGACCCGTACAACTTCCACGTCTGCAACGGCAGCACGGTGTGGAAGAGCCCGAGCGCGACGGTCGGCGGTTTCTACGACTGGCTGGACGACAGCGGCATCGGCGCCGGTAAGCCCCGGATGCTCGCCGAGTTTGGCACCAACTTCAACTCCGCCGACCTGGGTGCCAAGCAACGCTGGTTCCAGGAGTTCCCGGCAGCGCTGAAAGCGCACCCGAAGATCAAGGCCGCCATCTACTTCAACTCGGCGGGCATGACCAGCCGTACGGCGAGCTGCGACATGACGATGAACCACGACGCCTCAGCGGTGGCGGGCTTTGCGCAGGCCGGACAGGACCCGTACCTGCGGCAGCCCACCGGAGTCAGCCGCTGA
- a CDS encoding phosphatase PAP2 family protein yields MVLIYVLGAASVLVPAVLVPVVATRWVPVARESRAADRLRVAVAGLTEALGRVGAALVVLLAGSAAVVTICWPLGEALSRLEPSVDHPVFDYVHARRVEGWADVNSFVTAIGDRYPLKWVTVVAAVGFVIVWRRRRWWIPLLALPLQFVVEQYTQQVLALTVNRGHPPTDLGTYPSGGCARVLLTFGTIAVLAGLTWNVPRRGRIAIATALAVLVSVEGYTRIYAEKHWLTDVVGGWIFGTLLLGVMVLAVLVADGRVRPPSRSADAAPVEVTTSA; encoded by the coding sequence GTGGTACTGATCTACGTCCTGGGGGCGGCGTCGGTGCTGGTGCCGGCCGTCCTGGTTCCGGTGGTGGCAACCCGTTGGGTGCCGGTCGCACGGGAGAGCCGAGCGGCGGACCGACTGCGCGTCGCGGTGGCCGGGCTCACCGAGGCTCTCGGCCGAGTCGGGGCCGCTCTCGTCGTCCTGCTCGCCGGGTCGGCGGCGGTGGTGACGATCTGCTGGCCCCTCGGTGAAGCGTTGTCCAGACTGGAGCCGTCCGTCGACCACCCGGTCTTCGACTACGTGCACGCCCGCCGTGTCGAGGGGTGGGCCGACGTCAACTCGTTCGTCACCGCGATCGGGGACCGGTACCCGCTCAAGTGGGTGACGGTGGTCGCGGCGGTCGGCTTCGTCATCGTCTGGCGGCGCCGTCGCTGGTGGATTCCGCTGCTGGCGTTGCCATTGCAGTTCGTCGTCGAGCAGTACACCCAGCAGGTCCTGGCGCTGACCGTGAACCGGGGGCACCCACCCACTGACCTCGGCACCTATCCCTCTGGCGGCTGCGCCCGGGTCCTGCTCACCTTCGGTACCATCGCGGTGCTGGCGGGGCTGACCTGGAACGTTCCGCGACGCGGCCGGATCGCCATCGCGACCGCGCTGGCCGTGCTGGTCTCCGTGGAGGGTTACACCCGGATCTATGCCGAGAAGCACTGGCTCACGGATGTGGTCGGTGGCTGGATCTTCGGCACCCTGTTGCTCGGCGTGATGGTGCTGGCGGTACTCGTCGCCGACGGGCGCGTGCGTCCACCCAGCCGGTCCGCCGACGCGGCACCGGTCGAGGTCACGACCAGCGCCTGA
- a CDS encoding lipopolysaccharide biosynthesis protein → MADAPPGSWSADALGGGGTSARTVTLTDLLRVPLHRIRLVGAVAAVGLLAALGYVLLMPSAVTASAVVAVRPVVTDAFTPSGAAADRAVNMNVESGIATGTEVVQRLAAEGGDQREVRDALEVEVPTGGQILRFSYTGRSADDAVRNVNLAAQTYLDVRRTMYEKQRAEMLKRYDESIVEVDKQRQILQRRIVSARDGSLDAAIAELGGTNSQLTQLRSARTEIAAVDVNPGWITQSAENVLVSSGRHVLLYVLAGLFGGVLLGVVLAFAWESADRRVRSVHDGRDVTGLPLLGTVRGRLFAGQLFGGQLFGGRRKVVDADIRYVAMAIAERVREPARVALLTTREDPSAITASLAVALAATGRDVYVADDSGRLESLRAAVLADREQLPAAANSARPLVPKPRGADSVSGTGVIGQVPTRRPSPYPVGSHPSKDPDATLTLPRTSLNATASGMGTVGNNTDEVPVGAGGVRFGTWRQRVTTGVVLFNAPPSEADERGVAVARQGTAVIVVEQDRTRHSDLRRLAERLRAAGVTPLGFVLTGSGRG, encoded by the coding sequence ATGGCTGATGCACCTCCCGGTTCCTGGTCCGCCGACGCACTCGGCGGTGGGGGCACGTCGGCCCGGACGGTCACCTTGACGGACCTGCTCCGCGTCCCTCTGCACCGGATCCGGCTGGTGGGGGCGGTCGCCGCCGTTGGCCTCCTCGCCGCCCTCGGGTACGTGCTCCTCATGCCCAGCGCGGTCACCGCGAGCGCCGTGGTGGCGGTACGCCCGGTCGTCACCGACGCGTTCACTCCCAGCGGCGCCGCCGCCGACCGGGCGGTGAACATGAACGTGGAGAGTGGCATCGCCACCGGGACCGAGGTCGTGCAACGGCTCGCCGCCGAGGGTGGGGACCAGCGCGAGGTGCGGGACGCCCTGGAGGTGGAGGTGCCGACCGGCGGGCAGATCCTCCGCTTCTCGTACACCGGTCGCTCGGCCGACGACGCCGTCCGCAACGTCAACCTCGCTGCGCAGACCTACCTCGACGTACGACGGACGATGTACGAGAAGCAGCGGGCCGAGATGCTGAAGCGCTACGACGAGAGCATCGTGGAGGTGGACAAGCAGCGGCAGATCCTGCAGCGGCGAATAGTGAGTGCGCGGGACGGTTCGCTGGACGCGGCCATCGCCGAACTGGGCGGCACCAACAGTCAGCTCACCCAGTTGAGGTCGGCGCGGACAGAGATCGCGGCGGTCGACGTCAACCCGGGTTGGATCACGCAGAGCGCGGAAAATGTTCTGGTCTCCTCCGGCCGGCACGTCCTGCTCTACGTGCTGGCCGGGCTTTTCGGCGGCGTACTGCTGGGCGTGGTGCTGGCGTTCGCCTGGGAATCCGCGGACCGCCGGGTCCGATCGGTCCACGACGGACGGGACGTCACCGGCCTGCCGCTGCTCGGCACCGTGCGCGGCCGTTTGTTCGCCGGCCAACTGTTCGGCGGCCAACTGTTCGGCGGCCGGCGGAAGGTGGTGGACGCCGACATCCGGTACGTGGCGATGGCGATCGCCGAGCGGGTTCGCGAGCCGGCCCGGGTGGCGTTGCTGACCACGCGTGAGGACCCGAGCGCCATCACCGCCTCTCTGGCGGTCGCGCTCGCCGCGACCGGCCGGGACGTCTACGTGGCCGACGACAGCGGCCGCCTGGAGAGCCTGCGTGCGGCGGTGCTGGCGGACCGGGAGCAACTGCCCGCGGCGGCCAACTCGGCCCGTCCACTCGTCCCGAAGCCCCGGGGCGCCGATTCGGTGAGCGGCACGGGGGTCATCGGCCAGGTCCCCACCCGCCGTCCGTCTCCCTACCCGGTCGGCAGCCATCCGTCGAAGGACCCGGACGCCACCCTGACCCTGCCGCGAACGAGTCTCAACGCGACCGCGAGCGGCATGGGTACGGTCGGGAACAACACCGATGAGGTGCCCGTGGGCGCCGGCGGAGTGCGTTTCGGCACGTGGCGGCAGCGCGTCACCACCGGGGTCGTGCTCTTCAACGCGCCACCCTCCGAGGCCGACGAGCGTGGCGTCGCGGTGGCCCGCCAGGGCACGGCGGTCATCGTGGTCGAACAGGACAGGACCCGCCACAGCGACCTGCGCCGGCTCGCGGAGCGGCTTCGTGCGGCTGGCGTCACCCCGCTGGGTTTCGTGCTCACCGGCAGCGGACGGGGCTGA
- a CDS encoding O-antigen ligase family protein yields MSVTLALAASEPEGEGPSVIASPLPPRLPRWPLLIMFGLVPLWWLAGAFYLIWPLCGAVLLALLIVRGRVPLPPATGVWLLFLALVLLSAIQLSSPVSLLPFGLRLGYYVTALVVGGYVYVYARERADPAAALVPICAFWFGLVLLGWLGVLAPRFELTTPMEMLLPAGLADHPYVQDLVHISAAEYSELSLNPIYRPAAPFPYTNNYGSAYAMTLPCVVAFTMLRRRGFLRWALLVSLPLSLAPTFLTLNRVMFVSLGVGLGVLGVRAALRGNVRVGASVVGVLVIAGLTALVIPVAELINNRVESSDTNSDRLSLYVEVIRRIGDSPWLGYGAPVSVDTVTAEVPVGTQGQLWMVMFSHGIPALLCFLAWFVIVALRSARARSAPGQWLAVVPVICLVQIPFYGMAGPTITIAFFGVAVALALAEREAGLRRVDRAHPSRRRRAVAG; encoded by the coding sequence GTGTCCGTCACCCTCGCCCTGGCGGCCAGCGAGCCGGAGGGGGAGGGTCCGTCGGTCATCGCGTCGCCGCTGCCACCGAGGCTGCCCCGTTGGCCGCTGCTGATCATGTTCGGTCTGGTCCCGCTGTGGTGGTTGGCCGGCGCGTTCTACCTGATCTGGCCGCTGTGCGGCGCGGTGCTGCTGGCGTTGCTGATCGTCCGGGGGCGGGTGCCGCTGCCTCCGGCCACCGGCGTCTGGCTGCTGTTTCTGGCTCTGGTGCTCCTCAGCGCCATCCAGCTGTCCTCGCCAGTCTCGCTGCTCCCCTTCGGTCTGCGGCTGGGCTACTACGTCACCGCTCTCGTGGTCGGCGGCTACGTCTACGTCTATGCCAGGGAGCGCGCCGACCCGGCGGCGGCGCTCGTGCCGATCTGCGCGTTCTGGTTCGGTCTGGTCCTGCTCGGCTGGCTTGGTGTGCTGGCGCCGCGATTCGAGCTGACCACCCCGATGGAGATGCTGCTGCCCGCTGGCCTGGCCGACCACCCGTACGTGCAGGATCTGGTCCACATCAGCGCCGCCGAGTACAGCGAACTGTCGCTCAACCCGATCTACCGTCCGGCGGCGCCGTTCCCGTATACCAACAACTACGGCAGCGCGTACGCGATGACGTTGCCGTGCGTCGTGGCGTTCACCATGTTGCGCCGCCGCGGATTCCTCCGTTGGGCGCTGCTGGTGTCGCTGCCGCTGTCGTTGGCACCGACCTTCCTCACCCTGAACCGGGTCATGTTCGTGAGCCTCGGCGTGGGTCTGGGCGTGCTCGGCGTGCGGGCCGCGCTGCGGGGAAACGTCCGGGTGGGCGCCTCCGTCGTCGGGGTCCTGGTCATCGCCGGGCTCACCGCTCTGGTGATCCCGGTCGCCGAGTTGATCAACAATCGGGTCGAGTCGAGCGACACGAACTCCGACCGGCTCTCCCTCTACGTAGAGGTCATCCGCCGTATCGGGGATTCACCGTGGCTCGGTTACGGCGCGCCGGTCAGCGTGGACACGGTCACGGCGGAGGTACCCGTCGGCACGCAGGGGCAACTCTGGATGGTGATGTTCAGCCACGGCATACCGGCGTTGCTCTGCTTCCTCGCCTGGTTCGTGATCGTCGCGTTGAGAAGCGCGCGGGCCCGCTCGGCACCCGGGCAGTGGCTGGCGGTGGTCCCGGTGATCTGTCTGGTGCAGATCCCGTTCTACGGCATGGCCGGCCCCACCATCACGATCGCCTTCTTCGGGGTCGCCGTCGCGCTGGCGCTCGCCGAGCGGGAAGCGGGCCTCCGGCGCGTCGACCGGGCCCACCCCTCTCGTCGGCGAAGGGCCGTGGCGGGATGA
- a CDS encoding lipopolysaccharide biosynthesis protein → MTAGTRPVVDSGHDEPSVDASTEARRSVRTGVAGLAGAATNGLLGFLLVVVITRGYGTVGSGAFFTAVGIVTVTAAVCTLGAETGLIWMLPRRRLGRRGDAARVLPVALLPPLVAAVVVGLVGVFAAGALGPRLLDAGDGGTPLIAASFAAVPLVVAMTLLLAVVRGVRPIRAYLGVQSVLVPVARPVLVGVAAVASGGVLVGLTGWLVPAALAVLVCLTLVAGPLGVGRGAALRPERADWSAFWSFALPRAASAAIDASAVWVGVLLTSVLAGQADAGVFGAVGRYILAGQLAMQGLRVAVSPQLSRLLGRGERAAAAAVHRQLTIWALVLSWPVYLLLAVFGLAFLELFGPEFTAGATAMTVLALAMLVNTGVGNVQSLLLMGGRSGLHLTATVIGVVVTVSLGLWLIPGYGVTGAAVAWAAGIATENLIAFGCARSVLGQPLVDAALLRAAAGVVVGVGIAALVGVLAGGRGIPGLVVALSVLAAGCVGLLTVPDVRRFVRATMRQLRATSTSPKGR, encoded by the coding sequence ATGACAGCCGGCACTCGCCCGGTCGTCGACTCCGGCCACGACGAGCCCTCGGTCGACGCCTCGACCGAGGCCCGGCGCAGCGTCCGGACGGGTGTCGCGGGTCTGGCCGGAGCCGCCACCAACGGTCTCCTTGGCTTCTTGCTGGTGGTCGTCATCACCCGCGGCTACGGCACGGTCGGCTCGGGGGCGTTCTTCACCGCTGTCGGCATCGTCACGGTCACCGCCGCGGTGTGCACCCTGGGTGCGGAGACCGGCCTCATCTGGATGCTGCCTCGCCGTCGCCTCGGAAGGCGAGGCGACGCTGCCCGGGTGCTCCCGGTGGCTCTCCTGCCGCCGCTGGTGGCCGCGGTCGTCGTCGGCCTCGTCGGGGTCTTCGCGGCGGGCGCGCTCGGGCCCCGCCTGCTGGACGCCGGCGATGGCGGTACGCCCCTGATCGCGGCCAGCTTCGCGGCGGTGCCGTTGGTGGTGGCGATGACGCTCCTGCTCGCCGTGGTGCGCGGTGTCCGTCCGATTCGGGCGTACCTCGGCGTGCAGTCCGTCCTGGTGCCGGTGGCCCGACCGGTGCTGGTCGGTGTGGCGGCCGTTGCCAGCGGTGGAGTGCTGGTCGGTCTGACCGGTTGGCTGGTCCCGGCGGCGCTCGCCGTCCTGGTCTGCCTGACGCTGGTGGCGGGTCCGCTCGGCGTCGGCCGGGGTGCGGCGCTGCGACCCGAGCGGGCCGACTGGTCGGCGTTCTGGAGCTTCGCGCTGCCCCGCGCCGCGTCGGCGGCGATCGACGCCAGCGCCGTCTGGGTGGGCGTCCTGCTCACCTCGGTGCTTGCCGGGCAGGCCGACGCCGGCGTCTTCGGCGCGGTCGGTCGCTACATCCTGGCCGGACAGTTGGCCATGCAGGGGCTGCGGGTCGCGGTGTCGCCGCAGTTGTCCCGGTTGCTGGGGCGCGGCGAGCGGGCCGCCGCCGCGGCGGTGCACCGGCAACTGACGATCTGGGCGCTGGTGCTGTCGTGGCCGGTCTACCTGCTGCTCGCGGTGTTCGGCCTGGCGTTCCTTGAGCTCTTCGGGCCCGAGTTCACCGCTGGCGCCACCGCCATGACCGTGCTCGCCCTGGCCATGCTGGTCAACACCGGTGTGGGAAACGTGCAGAGTCTGCTGCTGATGGGCGGGCGCAGCGGCCTGCACCTGACCGCGACGGTGATCGGGGTGGTGGTCACCGTCTCCCTCGGGCTGTGGCTTATTCCGGGGTACGGCGTGACCGGCGCGGCCGTCGCCTGGGCGGCCGGCATCGCCACCGAGAACCTGATCGCGTTCGGCTGTGCTCGGTCGGTGCTGGGTCAGCCGCTGGTCGATGCGGCGCTGCTGCGGGCGGCGGCCGGGGTGGTCGTCGGGGTGGGAATCGCGGCCCTGGTCGGCGTGCTCGCGGGCGGCCGGGGGATCCCTGGCCTGGTGGTGGCGTTGAGCGTGCTGGCTGCCGGCTGCGTCGGCTTGTTGACGGTGCCCGACGTGCGACGGTTCGTCCGGGCCACCATGAGGCAACTCCGTGCCACCTCGACGTCGCCGAAGGGCAGGTGA
- a CDS encoding sulfotransferase domain-containing protein, with translation MPSIRDRVKQLVPRQVTNRVRTSLVDYGVRTSDRRSLPDFLIIGTKRGGTTSLWNYLIQHPLVPRLFPAWNTKASHYFEQNWHRGEAWYRSHFPTSRQRATLQSRHGAPVRVGEAAPLYMFHPLAAQRVAALMPTVRLIVLLRDPVERAYSHWKERRTHGVEPLDFADALAAEEERTAGERERLIVEPESFSEPYDWYTYRARGRYLEHLQPWLDRFDRERVLFLPSEDLYRDACGTYRRTLDFLGLPAHDLPAFRVYNDRRSAPLDPEVRAELTEYYRPHNEALRQRLGLDLDWPDRGP, from the coding sequence GTGCCATCCATCCGCGACCGGGTGAAGCAGCTTGTGCCGCGCCAGGTGACCAACCGGGTGAGAACCTCTCTGGTCGACTACGGCGTGCGCACCAGCGATCGGCGGTCGTTGCCGGACTTCCTCATCATCGGCACCAAACGGGGCGGCACCACCTCACTGTGGAACTACCTGATCCAGCACCCGCTGGTGCCGCGTCTCTTTCCCGCCTGGAACACCAAGGCCTCGCACTACTTCGAGCAGAACTGGCACCGGGGCGAGGCCTGGTACCGCTCGCACTTCCCGACGTCCCGGCAGCGGGCGACGCTGCAGAGCCGCCACGGCGCCCCGGTACGGGTGGGGGAGGCGGCTCCGCTCTACATGTTCCACCCCCTGGCCGCGCAGCGGGTCGCCGCGCTGATGCCGACGGTGCGGCTGATCGTGCTGCTGCGGGACCCGGTGGAGCGGGCGTACTCGCACTGGAAGGAACGGCGGACGCACGGCGTCGAGCCGCTGGACTTCGCCGACGCGCTGGCCGCCGAGGAGGAGCGGACGGCGGGGGAGCGGGAGCGACTGATCGTCGAGCCGGAGTCCTTCAGCGAGCCCTACGATTGGTACACCTACCGGGCGCGGGGGCGTTACCTGGAGCACCTGCAGCCGTGGCTGGACCGGTTCGACCGCGAGCGGGTCCTGTTCCTCCCCAGCGAGGACCTCTACCGCGACGCTTGCGGCACCTACCGCCGGACGTTGGACTTCCTGGGGTTGCCCGCGCACGACCTGCCCGCCTTCAGGGTCTACAACGATCGCCGCTCAGCACCGCTGGATCCCGAGGTTCGAGCGGAGTTGACCGAGTACTACCGACCTCACAACGAGGCCCTACGGCAGCGGCTGGGGTTGGACCTCGACTGGCCGGACCGGGGACCATGA
- a CDS encoding UDP-N-acetylglucosamine--LPS N-acetylglucosamine transferase, translated as MDTTIENANDSGVLLLVGSSGGHLAQLLALRPWYETWRRCWITFDTPEAVSQLDDEEMVPAYHPTTRNVPNLLRNTVLAWRVLRSRRVAAVVTTGAGVAVPFVLLARLWRIPTVYIEVYDRIDTPTVTARLCRPFLSAMLVQWEEQRRQYPEATVVGTLL; from the coding sequence GTGGACACGACAATCGAGAATGCGAACGACTCTGGGGTCCTGCTCCTGGTGGGCTCCAGTGGCGGCCATCTGGCCCAACTGCTCGCTCTGCGTCCGTGGTATGAAACCTGGCGGCGTTGCTGGATCACCTTCGACACGCCTGAGGCGGTCTCGCAGCTCGACGATGAGGAAATGGTCCCGGCGTACCATCCGACCACCCGCAATGTGCCGAACCTGTTGCGCAACACCGTCCTCGCCTGGCGGGTGCTGCGGTCGCGCCGGGTCGCCGCGGTGGTCACCACCGGAGCCGGGGTGGCCGTCCCGTTCGTGCTGCTGGCCCGGCTCTGGCGCATCCCCACCGTCTACATCGAGGTGTACGACCGCATCGACACCCCGACCGTGACCGCCCGACTCTGCCGGCCCTTCCTCTCCGCGATGCTCGTGCAGTGGGAGGAGCAGCGGCGGCAGTACCCGGAGGCCACCGTCGTGGGGACCCTGTTGTGA